The Alosa sapidissima isolate fAloSap1 chromosome 6, fAloSap1.pri, whole genome shotgun sequence genome window below encodes:
- the si:dkey-126h10.1 gene encoding vesicular inhibitory amino acid transporter encodes MSSVRLSWLGAHGRALWSSRFLAGDEESQAFAHRDELSKSYGEAHAGEPGKEPCGSSPETSEDLQAEGFHRGSPEGTCPKITTWEAGWNVTNAIQGIFVLGLPYALLQSGYLGFLLLVLAAVICSYTGKILIACLYEEDESGQLVRVRDTYEDIANACCRHVCPRLGGRVVHVAQVVELMMTCILYLVVSSNLMCHSFSFLPLSPGAWSAVTFLSLVPCMLIRDLRVVSRLSLLCSLAQFLITFVTVGFCLQQAHRWSWRRMSLWVDAEKFLVSVGVIIFSYTSQIFLPTLEGSMEERGDFADMLTWTHALACVLKTLFSVLAFLTWGEETKEVITDNLPDGLRLMVNLCLLAKALLSYPLPFYAASEVLQGCMLNKENGAAPEAAILALRAGLLMLTFLMAMYVPHFSLLMGLTGSVTGAAMTFLLPSLFHLQLKWTTLDGRLKAINFLILVLGSLCSLSGVICSIKGMIEAFESK; translated from the exons ATGTCCTCTGTGAGGCTGAGCTGGTTGGGGGCTCATGGTAGGGCGCTGTGGTCCTCCAGGTTCCTCGCCGGGGACGAGGAGAGCCAGGCGTTCGCTCACAGGGATGAGCTGAGTAAGTCGTATGGGGAGGCTCACGCGGGCGAGCCAGGGAAGGAACCCTGCGGCTCCAGTCCCGAGACCAGCGAGGATCTACAGGCGGAGGGCTTCCACAGGGGGTCACCTGAGGGCACCTGCCCCAAAATCACCACCTGGGAGGCAGGATGGAATGTCACCAATGCCATCCAG GGTATATTCGTTTTGGGTCTGCCATACGCACTGCTGCAGAGCGGTTACCTGGGATTCCTCTTATTGGTCCTGGCGGCGGTCATCTGCAGCTACACGGGCAAGATCCTGATCGCCTGCCTGTACGAGGAGGATGAGTCTGGGCAGCTGGTGCGTGTTCGTGACACCTACGAGGACATCGCCAACGCCTGCTGCCGCCACGTGTGCCCGCGCCTGGGCGGTCGGGTGGTGCACGTGGCCCAGGTGGTGGAGCTGATGATGACGTGCATCCTCTACCTGGTGGTCAGCAGCAACCTGATGTGTCACAGCTTCTCCTTCCTCCCGCTGTCGCCCGGCGCCTGGTCGGCGGTGACCTTCCTGTCGCTGGTGCCGTGCATGCTGATCCGGGACCTGCGCGTGGTGTCTCGCCTCAGCCTGCTCTGCTCGCTGGCCCAGTTCCTCATCACGTTCGTGACGGTGGGCTTCTGTCTGCAGCAGGCGCACCGCTGGTCCTGGCGGCGCATGAGCCTGTGGGTGGACGCCGAGAAGTTCCTGGTGTCCGTCGGCGTGATCATCTTCAGCTACACGTCGCAGATCTTCCTGCCAACACTGGAGGGCAGCATGGAGGAGCGTGGCGACTTCGCCGACATGCTCACCTGGACGCACGCGCTGGCCTGCGTCCTCAAGACGCTCTTCTCCGTGCTGGCCTTCCTGACGTGGGGCGAGGAGACCAAGGAGGTCATCACCGACAACCTGCCCGATGGCCTGCGCCTGATGGTCAACCTCTGCCTCCTGGCCAAGGCCCTGCTCTCCTACCCTCTGCCCTTCTACGCCGCCTCAGAGGTCCTCCAGGGTTGCATGCTGAACAAGGAAAATGGTGCGGCTCCGgaggcggccattttggctcTGCGGGCCGGGTTGCTCATGCTCACCTTCTTAATGGCCATGTACGTGCCCCACTTCTCCCTGCTCATGGGACTGACGGGGAGCGTCACCGGGGCAGCCATGACTTTCCTCCTGCCCTCGCTCTTTCACCTCCAGCTTAAGTGGACCACGCTGGACGGCAGACTGAAAGCTATCAATTTTCTGATTCTGGTGCTGGGATCGCTGTGCAGTTTATCAGGGGTAATTTGTTCAATTAAGGGGATGATTGAGGCTTTCGAGAGCAAATAG